One Rosa chinensis cultivar Old Blush chromosome 5, RchiOBHm-V2, whole genome shotgun sequence genomic region harbors:
- the LOC112164147 gene encoding uncharacterized protein LOC112164147 — protein sequence MIHPHSSLQHKFIIVATDFFTKWVEAEPLKEASGATIRQFIFRNIICRFGIPEVLVSDRGAAFIGGDVEQLVNNFGIQFLHCTPYYAQSNGQAEASNKIIITLLKKMLVENPRQRHETLYETLWAYRTLKRTPTATTPYALMFGHDAVLPLEINVHSLCVQDQHHLIGDDYVQAMWQEHEDLSGQCLEALDNLVMEKQRIARAYDKRTRGHSYKEGELVWKVVLPFGEKLTGRGKWTPRWEGPFVIHRILERGAFHLKDLDGDLHCNPINGWFLKKYYPSVWEFEDPPYSSVARTGGQT from the coding sequence ATGATTCATCCCCATTCGTCActccaacacaagttcatcatcgtcgctacGGATTTCTTCACTAAATGGGTGGAGGCTGAACCTTTGAAGGAGGCCTCTGGAGCAACCATTCGCCAATTCATCTTTCGAAATATTATATGCAGGTTCGGCATCCCTGAGGTGTTAGTATCGGACAGGGgggcagcatttataggtggtgATGTGGAGCAGCTAGTCAACAACTTCGGCATCCAGTTTCTCCACTGCACACCTTATTACGCTCAGTCTAATGGTCAAGcagaggccagtaacaagattatcaTTACCCTACTGAAGAAGATGCTTGTTGAAAACCCTCGCCAAAGGCACGAGACATTGTATGAAACGTTATGGGCTTATCGCACTTTAAAGCGAACTCCTACTGCCACAACGCCCTATGCACTCATGTTTGGTCACGACGCGGTTTTACCTTTGGAGATCAATGTTCACTCCCTATGCGTCCAAGATCAACATCATTTGATTGGTGATGACTACGTCCAGGCCatgtggcaggagcacgaagacCTTAGCGGACAGTGCTTAGAGGCTTTGGACAACTTAGTGATGGAGAAGCAACGCATCGCTCGCGCCTACGATAAGAGAACTCGCGGCCACAGTTATAAAGAGGGCGAGCTCGTTTGGAAGGTAGTCCTTCCATTTGGTGAGAAGTTGACCGGTCGTGGTAAATGGACCCCACGCTGGGAAGGGCCCTTTGTGATTCATAGAATTCTGGAACGtggggcttttcacctcaaagatttGGATGGCGACCTCCACTGCAACCCTATCAATGGCTGGTTCTTAAAGAAATACTACCCCAGCGTTTGGGAATTTGAAGATCCCCCATATTCTTCCGTTGCAAGGACAGGGGGGCAAACATAG